A portion of the Betta splendens chromosome 2, fBetSpl5.4, whole genome shotgun sequence genome contains these proteins:
- the LOC114851122 gene encoding up-regulator of cell proliferation-like isoform X2 — MEELSDDSSSDDLYLEDPPPPPPQSHSHQETELKNLLENLGLTQFYKEKLSLSKILQIDDNAISDEPAQCNADLPWHFLKKLMMVNVTARNVKCSVHDPMFDAVPGTSEFDFDNLADSPGPGDTLNPLELITALFLCSDGFVQQELTLKMSMCQFSVPLLLPNCDTQQCTLMLWAMRDIVKKYRPQSLSESKGFKEDRIVVSELPMISFVRLGGCSLSKSEILNKLLSSSQQYHDTFVHHNMECGDSPRKISNGLVEIFWYLPCGNQNIDIFSEPVAVANLRGDAALFETQYSFLCQTSAAVFVFFDKMDKDCKLLNNKNCRAQIFLVGNYQGKGFSLNALQQVAKRYNLTKNIIIKTQQKNDAEFVKTLRITISNVVANSKMKMKIEQMADVAHELGIIVDEDCSECQMAKRNADAITAEIQDTLKYKEDQLPRQGQIWKELTMLEKEEFRLQNLGSENIENYKSKLQKQKTQLRAKQNSSDMSDAMICFINAISRPGTERCYFLKWMRINLDNLTRQKMSDLRELYKHKCESSENKEEIKDIDKQLSSSSLGTEHFFREMGQIYEASVSLPETNPSLQQLQHLPKLCAQLLLDGFPVELVDGDASNIPLRWVSDVLSQLSDLVSPKNKVLVVTVLGVQSTGKSTLLNTMFGVQFAVSSGRCTRGAFMLLIRINEDVKTVLNCDFMVIIDTEGLKSTELSQLDNSYEHDNKLATLIVGLSDITIINIAMENLTEMKDILQIVVHAFLRMKEVGKKPKCQFVHQNVSDVSAHEKNLRDRKLLLQQLNEMTQAAARMENKEKYKSFTDVMEYDPDTGNCYIPGLWNGNPPMAPVNAGYSEAVYDLKKNVIQLLGNRQSSSNNIMEFTEWMRSLWNAVKHENFIFSFRNSLVADAYMKLCTEFNKWEWKSRKDMYTWVTQAQTMISNFGTVAGKSEMSDIRELLTSLKTEASTKLIYWEKKLLDNLTQYFEQTEGHVYLVEGYREEFSNSTKSLRKEIENSVFNQLTAAAEIKQGMRDVDKIKKNHTEELEKAVSSLIDECQKKRVQMTNEELDEEFDKMWRRTESKLIFSTLQAKDVFTSASNYLRLNLAHKGSHACELLIERRLKDCGLEPFKVTGEGRRNQVSKKMLVNYENRLKLEQKMADDIIDACKQVVAEKMSKKTNYHETDIQEILHLIDEKLQDTQDVDTDIKVEVSLKQHICGFAAREFQKMHEDFLKVNSPHACLNDNKDKFCADFKDVFHKRDQCQKKAEEFTNRCLKPAVEDFVKRSLGPDIIGEMMTMQQFSTRTLFQSSVLQDLLEKDQFRNYYNYICFYEDYVRNWILDQIVSHFSDGSKMSEFEDQHLQSSINSINAAINKAKTEKSDDLKTFVEDVCRELNNKLVISQDALGAFMILNHADKDQFADWLTESVKDVAQTLRDEFTTLDITIKLQHLHVKPQNELFTKLIGCGKLCPFCKSPCNAEGKQHKEHFTSLHRPEGLGTFTWNETKQLVTDICSSLVVCGKRFRCDATKNKWQHYKHYKKVFPDWKIPPDVSRQASDYWKYVMTKFNKDFAKVYDAQPADIPYTWLHITRKQAEDSLKVSFNSK; from the exons ATGGAG GAACTCAGTGATGACAGTTCATCTGATGATCTTTACCTCGAGgatccaccaccaccaccaccacagtcaCATAGTCATCAAG AGACAGAGTTGAAGAATTTATTGGAGAATCTAGGGTTGACTCAGTTCTACAAAGAGAAGCTGTCACTGAGCAAAATACTTCAGATTGATGACAACGCCATTAGTGATGAACCAGCCCAATGTAATGCAGATCTTCCTTGGCATTTTCTGAAGAAATTGATGATGGTTAATGTGACAGCCAGGAATGTAAAATGTTCAGTTCATGACCCAATGTTTGATGCTGTGCCAGGGACATCAGAGTTTGATTTTGATAATCTAGCTGACAGTCCAGGCCCAGGTGATACACTAAACCCCCTGGAATTAAtcactgctctgtttctgtgttctgATGGTTTTGTTCAGCAAGAACTGACATTGAAAATGTCcatgtgtcagttctctgtgcCTTTGCTTCTTCCCaactgtgacacacagcagTGCACACTCATGCTGTGGGCCATGAGAGACATTGTTAAAAAGTACAGACCTCAGTCACTTTCAGAGTCAAAGGGCTTTAAGGAGGACAGAATAGTCGTCTCTGAGCTTCCAATGATATCCTTTGTTAGACTGGGTGGGTGCTCCTTGTCCAAGTCAGAGATCCTCAACAAGTTACTGAGCAGTTCTCAGCAGTATCATGACACCTTTGTTCACCACAACATGGAGTGTGGAGACAGTCCAAGAAAAATCTCCAATGGTCTGGTTGAAATATTCTGGTACCTTCCATGCGGAAACCAAAATATAGACATCTTTAGTGAGCCAGTGGCTGTGGCCAACCTCCGTGGAGATGCCGCTTTGTTTGAAACCCAATATTCCTTTTTGTGTCAAacctctgcagctgtttttgtgttttttgataaAATGGACAAAGACTGCAAGCTGCTAAATAACAAAAACTGCAGGGCACAGATCTTCTTGGTGGGTAATTATCAGGGCAAAGGCTTTAGTTTGAATGCTCTACAACAGGTAGCTAAGAGATATAACTTGACAAAGAACATTATCATTaagacacaacagaaaaatgATGCAGAGTTTGTTAAAACTTTGAGGATAACCATCAGCAATGTGGTTGCAAACtcaaagatgaagatgaaaataGAGCAGATGGCTGATGTTGCTCATGAACTGGGGATCATAGTTGATGAAGACTGTTCAGAGTGTCAGATGGCCAAGAGAAATGCAGACGCCATCACTGCAGAAATACAAGACACACTGAAATACAAAGAAGATCAGCTTCCACGGCAAGGTCAAATATGGAAAGAACTGACGATGTTGGAAAAGGAAGAATTTAGACTTCAGAATCTTGGCTCTGAGAACATAGAAAACTACAAAAGTAAActtcaaaaacagaaaacacaactaaGGGCTAAACAAAACTCTTCTGACATGTCAGATGCAATGATATGTTTCATCAATGCAATATCAAGACCAGGAACAGAGAGATGTTATTTCCTTAAATGGATGCGAATAAACCTTGATAATTTGACTCGACAAAAAATGTCTGACCTCAGGGagctgtacaaacacaaatgtgaaaGTTCTGAGAACAAAGAGGAAATTAAAGACATTGACAAACAACTGTCCAGCAGCTCACTGGGAACTGAACACTTCTTCCGTGAGATGGGTCAAATCTATGAAGCTTCGGTTTCTCTTCCAGAAACAAACCCATCACTTCAACAGCTCCAGCATCTGCCCAAACtctgtgcacagctgctgcttgatgGATTTCCTGTTGAGCTTGTAGATGGAGATGCATCCAACATACCTCTCAGATGGGTGAGTGACGTTCTGTCTCAGCTCAGTGACCTGGTGTCTCCTAAGAACAAGGTTCTGGTCGTCACAGTTCTTGGAGTTCAGAGCACAGGAAAGTCCACTCTGCTCAACACCATGTTTGGAGTTCAGTTTGCCGTCAGCAGTGGTCGATGCACTCGAGGTGCTTTCATGCTGCTCATCAGAATCAATGAGGATGTTAAAACAGTCCTCAACTGTGATTTCATGGTGATCATTGACACTGAGGGCTTGAAGTCAACAGAACTTTCACAACTGGACAACAGCTATGAACACGACAACAAGCTGGCAACACTTATTGTAGGTTTGAGTGACATCACCATCATTAACATTGCCATGGAAAATTTAACAGAAATGAAAGACATTTTGCAGATAGTAGTTCACGCTTTTCTCAGGATGAAAGAGGTCGGTAAAAAGCCTAAATGCCAGTTTGTTCACCAGAatgtttcagatgtttcagCTCATGAGAAGAACTTAAGAGACAGGAAACTGTTGCTGCAACAGTTAAATGAAATGACCCAGGCAGCAGCCAGgatggaaaacaaagagaagtACAAGAGCTTTACTGATGTGATGGAGTACGATCCAGACACGGGGAACTGTTACATTCCTGGACTCTGGAATGGAAACCCACCAATGGCTCCAGTCAACGCAGGCTACAGCGAAGCTGTTTATGACCTCAAGAAAAATGTGATCCAGTTACTGGGGAATCGTCAGTCATCAAGTAACAATATCATGGAGTTTACAGAGTGGATGAGAAGCCTGTGGAATGCAGTTAAACATGAAAActtcatcttcagcttcagAAACAGTCTAGTAGCTGATGCGTACATGAAGCTTTGCACAGAGTTCAACAAATGGGAATGGAAATCCAGAAAAGACATGTACACATGGGTCACACAAGCTCAAACAATGATTTCTAACTTTGGCACAGTTGCTGGGAAATCTGAGATGTCTGACATCAGAGAACTTCTCACATCTTTAAAAACTGAAGCTTCCACTAAACTGATTTACTGGGAGAAAAAGCTTCTGGACAATCTGACACAGTACTTTGAGCAAACAGAGGGTCACGTCTATCTGGTTGAAGGATACAGAGAAGAATTTTCAAACAGTACAAAGAGCCTTCGAAAAGAAATAGAGAACTCTGTGTTTAAtcagctcacagcagcagcagaaatcaAACAGGGAATGAGGGACGTTGACAAAATCAAGAAGAATCACACAGAAGAACTAGAAAAGGCTGTAAGTTCATTGATTGATGAATGTCAGAAGAAACGTGTCCAAATGACGAATGAAGAGCTGGATGAAGAATTCGATAAAATGTGGAGACGAACAGAGAGCAAGTTGATATTTTCTACACTACAGGCAAAAGATGTCTTTACCAGTGCATCCAACTACCTGAGACTTAACCTGGCACATAAGGGGAGTCATGCATGTGAATTGCTTATTGAAAGACGACTGAAAGATTGTGGACTTGAGCCTTTCAAAGTTACAGGCGAAGGACGTCGGAATCAAGTTTCAAAAAAGATGTTGGTAAATTATGAAAATCGTCTAAAACTGGAACAAAAAATGGCTGACGACATCATAGATGCCTGTAAACAGGTTGTAGctgaaaaaatgtcaaaaaaaacaaattatcatGAAACTGACATCCAGGAGATTCTGCACCTGATTGATGAGAAACTGCAAGACACTCAGGATGTTGACACAGACATCAAGGTTGAAGTTTCTCTAAAACAGCACATCTGTGGATTTGCAGCCAGAGAATTTCAGAAAATGCACGAAGATTTTCTCAAAGTGAATAGTCCTCATGCATGTCTTAATGATAACAAGGACAAGTTCTGTGCTGATTTTAAGGATGTGTTCCATAAACGAGACCAGTGTCAGAAAAAAGCTGAAGAATTCACCAACCGATGCTTGAAGCCTGCAGTCGAAGACTTTGTCAAACGTTCTCTGGGTCCTGATATAATTGGTGAAATGATGACGATGCAGCAGTTCAGCACACGTACCTTGTTCCAGTCTTCAGTTTTACAGGATTTACTTGAAAAGGATCAATTTAGGAACTATTACAATTACATTTGCTTCTATGAGGATTATGTCAGAAACTGGATCTTAGACCAAATAGTGAGTCACTTCTCAGATGGTTCTAAGATGTCTGAGTTTGAGGATCAGCACCTTCAGTCAAGTATCAACAGCATTAATGCTGCCATCAACAAGGCAAAAACAGAGAAGAGTGATGACTTGAAGACATTTGTTGAAGATGTCTGTAGAGAACTGAATAATAAACTGGTCATTTCCCAGGATGCCCTTGGTGCTTTCATGATCTTGAACCATGCTGACAAGGACCAGTTTGCTGACTGGCTCACAGAGAGTGTGAAGGATGTGGCACAAACTCTTCGAGATGAGTTTACAACATTAGACATAACAATAAAACTCCAACATCTCCATGTAAAGCCTCAGAATGAGCTTTTTACCAAACTGATAGGATGTGGAAAACTGTGTCCTTTCTGCAAATCACCCTGTAATGCAGAAGGTAAGCAACATAAAGAGCACTTTACTTCACTACATCGACCAGAAGGTCTGGGTACATTCACTtggaatgaaacaaaacaacttgTCACGGATATCTGTTCATCTTTGGTGGTCTGTGGTAAAAGGTTTCGCTGTGATGCTACTAAGAATAAATGGCAACATTACAAGCATTACAAAAAAGTATTCCCAGACTGGAAAATCCCTCCAGATGTCAGTCGTCAGGCTTCAGACTACTGGAAATATGTGATGACAAAGTTTAACAAAGATTTTGCCAAAGTATATGATGCACAGCCTGCTGATATTCCTTATACTTGGCTCCATATCACACGTAAGCAGGCAGAAGACAGTCTCAAAGTGTCATTTAACAGCAAGTGA
- the LOC114851122 gene encoding up-regulator of cell proliferation-like isoform X1: protein MEELSDDSSSDDLYLEDPPPPPPQSHSHQDRKQRELEEQNKRAPLAARRAVTQQETELKNLLENLGLTQFYKEKLSLSKILQIDDNAISDEPAQCNADLPWHFLKKLMMVNVTARNVKCSVHDPMFDAVPGTSEFDFDNLADSPGPGDTLNPLELITALFLCSDGFVQQELTLKMSMCQFSVPLLLPNCDTQQCTLMLWAMRDIVKKYRPQSLSESKGFKEDRIVVSELPMISFVRLGGCSLSKSEILNKLLSSSQQYHDTFVHHNMECGDSPRKISNGLVEIFWYLPCGNQNIDIFSEPVAVANLRGDAALFETQYSFLCQTSAAVFVFFDKMDKDCKLLNNKNCRAQIFLVGNYQGKGFSLNALQQVAKRYNLTKNIIIKTQQKNDAEFVKTLRITISNVVANSKMKMKIEQMADVAHELGIIVDEDCSECQMAKRNADAITAEIQDTLKYKEDQLPRQGQIWKELTMLEKEEFRLQNLGSENIENYKSKLQKQKTQLRAKQNSSDMSDAMICFINAISRPGTERCYFLKWMRINLDNLTRQKMSDLRELYKHKCESSENKEEIKDIDKQLSSSSLGTEHFFREMGQIYEASVSLPETNPSLQQLQHLPKLCAQLLLDGFPVELVDGDASNIPLRWVSDVLSQLSDLVSPKNKVLVVTVLGVQSTGKSTLLNTMFGVQFAVSSGRCTRGAFMLLIRINEDVKTVLNCDFMVIIDTEGLKSTELSQLDNSYEHDNKLATLIVGLSDITIINIAMENLTEMKDILQIVVHAFLRMKEVGKKPKCQFVHQNVSDVSAHEKNLRDRKLLLQQLNEMTQAAARMENKEKYKSFTDVMEYDPDTGNCYIPGLWNGNPPMAPVNAGYSEAVYDLKKNVIQLLGNRQSSSNNIMEFTEWMRSLWNAVKHENFIFSFRNSLVADAYMKLCTEFNKWEWKSRKDMYTWVTQAQTMISNFGTVAGKSEMSDIRELLTSLKTEASTKLIYWEKKLLDNLTQYFEQTEGHVYLVEGYREEFSNSTKSLRKEIENSVFNQLTAAAEIKQGMRDVDKIKKNHTEELEKAVSSLIDECQKKRVQMTNEELDEEFDKMWRRTESKLIFSTLQAKDVFTSASNYLRLNLAHKGSHACELLIERRLKDCGLEPFKVTGEGRRNQVSKKMLVNYENRLKLEQKMADDIIDACKQVVAEKMSKKTNYHETDIQEILHLIDEKLQDTQDVDTDIKVEVSLKQHICGFAAREFQKMHEDFLKVNSPHACLNDNKDKFCADFKDVFHKRDQCQKKAEEFTNRCLKPAVEDFVKRSLGPDIIGEMMTMQQFSTRTLFQSSVLQDLLEKDQFRNYYNYICFYEDYVRNWILDQIVSHFSDGSKMSEFEDQHLQSSINSINAAINKAKTEKSDDLKTFVEDVCRELNNKLVISQDALGAFMILNHADKDQFADWLTESVKDVAQTLRDEFTTLDITIKLQHLHVKPQNELFTKLIGCGKLCPFCKSPCNAEGKQHKEHFTSLHRPEGLGTFTWNETKQLVTDICSSLVVCGKRFRCDATKNKWQHYKHYKKVFPDWKIPPDVSRQASDYWKYVMTKFNKDFAKVYDAQPADIPYTWLHITRKQAEDSLKVSFNSK from the exons ATGGAG GAACTCAGTGATGACAGTTCATCTGATGATCTTTACCTCGAGgatccaccaccaccaccaccacagtcaCATAGTCATCAAG acaggaaacaaagggaaCTGGAGGAGCAAAACAAAAGGGCGCCCCTAGCAGCACGAAGGGCTGTCACACAACAAG AGACAGAGTTGAAGAATTTATTGGAGAATCTAGGGTTGACTCAGTTCTACAAAGAGAAGCTGTCACTGAGCAAAATACTTCAGATTGATGACAACGCCATTAGTGATGAACCAGCCCAATGTAATGCAGATCTTCCTTGGCATTTTCTGAAGAAATTGATGATGGTTAATGTGACAGCCAGGAATGTAAAATGTTCAGTTCATGACCCAATGTTTGATGCTGTGCCAGGGACATCAGAGTTTGATTTTGATAATCTAGCTGACAGTCCAGGCCCAGGTGATACACTAAACCCCCTGGAATTAAtcactgctctgtttctgtgttctgATGGTTTTGTTCAGCAAGAACTGACATTGAAAATGTCcatgtgtcagttctctgtgcCTTTGCTTCTTCCCaactgtgacacacagcagTGCACACTCATGCTGTGGGCCATGAGAGACATTGTTAAAAAGTACAGACCTCAGTCACTTTCAGAGTCAAAGGGCTTTAAGGAGGACAGAATAGTCGTCTCTGAGCTTCCAATGATATCCTTTGTTAGACTGGGTGGGTGCTCCTTGTCCAAGTCAGAGATCCTCAACAAGTTACTGAGCAGTTCTCAGCAGTATCATGACACCTTTGTTCACCACAACATGGAGTGTGGAGACAGTCCAAGAAAAATCTCCAATGGTCTGGTTGAAATATTCTGGTACCTTCCATGCGGAAACCAAAATATAGACATCTTTAGTGAGCCAGTGGCTGTGGCCAACCTCCGTGGAGATGCCGCTTTGTTTGAAACCCAATATTCCTTTTTGTGTCAAacctctgcagctgtttttgtgttttttgataaAATGGACAAAGACTGCAAGCTGCTAAATAACAAAAACTGCAGGGCACAGATCTTCTTGGTGGGTAATTATCAGGGCAAAGGCTTTAGTTTGAATGCTCTACAACAGGTAGCTAAGAGATATAACTTGACAAAGAACATTATCATTaagacacaacagaaaaatgATGCAGAGTTTGTTAAAACTTTGAGGATAACCATCAGCAATGTGGTTGCAAACtcaaagatgaagatgaaaataGAGCAGATGGCTGATGTTGCTCATGAACTGGGGATCATAGTTGATGAAGACTGTTCAGAGTGTCAGATGGCCAAGAGAAATGCAGACGCCATCACTGCAGAAATACAAGACACACTGAAATACAAAGAAGATCAGCTTCCACGGCAAGGTCAAATATGGAAAGAACTGACGATGTTGGAAAAGGAAGAATTTAGACTTCAGAATCTTGGCTCTGAGAACATAGAAAACTACAAAAGTAAActtcaaaaacagaaaacacaactaaGGGCTAAACAAAACTCTTCTGACATGTCAGATGCAATGATATGTTTCATCAATGCAATATCAAGACCAGGAACAGAGAGATGTTATTTCCTTAAATGGATGCGAATAAACCTTGATAATTTGACTCGACAAAAAATGTCTGACCTCAGGGagctgtacaaacacaaatgtgaaaGTTCTGAGAACAAAGAGGAAATTAAAGACATTGACAAACAACTGTCCAGCAGCTCACTGGGAACTGAACACTTCTTCCGTGAGATGGGTCAAATCTATGAAGCTTCGGTTTCTCTTCCAGAAACAAACCCATCACTTCAACAGCTCCAGCATCTGCCCAAACtctgtgcacagctgctgcttgatgGATTTCCTGTTGAGCTTGTAGATGGAGATGCATCCAACATACCTCTCAGATGGGTGAGTGACGTTCTGTCTCAGCTCAGTGACCTGGTGTCTCCTAAGAACAAGGTTCTGGTCGTCACAGTTCTTGGAGTTCAGAGCACAGGAAAGTCCACTCTGCTCAACACCATGTTTGGAGTTCAGTTTGCCGTCAGCAGTGGTCGATGCACTCGAGGTGCTTTCATGCTGCTCATCAGAATCAATGAGGATGTTAAAACAGTCCTCAACTGTGATTTCATGGTGATCATTGACACTGAGGGCTTGAAGTCAACAGAACTTTCACAACTGGACAACAGCTATGAACACGACAACAAGCTGGCAACACTTATTGTAGGTTTGAGTGACATCACCATCATTAACATTGCCATGGAAAATTTAACAGAAATGAAAGACATTTTGCAGATAGTAGTTCACGCTTTTCTCAGGATGAAAGAGGTCGGTAAAAAGCCTAAATGCCAGTTTGTTCACCAGAatgtttcagatgtttcagCTCATGAGAAGAACTTAAGAGACAGGAAACTGTTGCTGCAACAGTTAAATGAAATGACCCAGGCAGCAGCCAGgatggaaaacaaagagaagtACAAGAGCTTTACTGATGTGATGGAGTACGATCCAGACACGGGGAACTGTTACATTCCTGGACTCTGGAATGGAAACCCACCAATGGCTCCAGTCAACGCAGGCTACAGCGAAGCTGTTTATGACCTCAAGAAAAATGTGATCCAGTTACTGGGGAATCGTCAGTCATCAAGTAACAATATCATGGAGTTTACAGAGTGGATGAGAAGCCTGTGGAATGCAGTTAAACATGAAAActtcatcttcagcttcagAAACAGTCTAGTAGCTGATGCGTACATGAAGCTTTGCACAGAGTTCAACAAATGGGAATGGAAATCCAGAAAAGACATGTACACATGGGTCACACAAGCTCAAACAATGATTTCTAACTTTGGCACAGTTGCTGGGAAATCTGAGATGTCTGACATCAGAGAACTTCTCACATCTTTAAAAACTGAAGCTTCCACTAAACTGATTTACTGGGAGAAAAAGCTTCTGGACAATCTGACACAGTACTTTGAGCAAACAGAGGGTCACGTCTATCTGGTTGAAGGATACAGAGAAGAATTTTCAAACAGTACAAAGAGCCTTCGAAAAGAAATAGAGAACTCTGTGTTTAAtcagctcacagcagcagcagaaatcaAACAGGGAATGAGGGACGTTGACAAAATCAAGAAGAATCACACAGAAGAACTAGAAAAGGCTGTAAGTTCATTGATTGATGAATGTCAGAAGAAACGTGTCCAAATGACGAATGAAGAGCTGGATGAAGAATTCGATAAAATGTGGAGACGAACAGAGAGCAAGTTGATATTTTCTACACTACAGGCAAAAGATGTCTTTACCAGTGCATCCAACTACCTGAGACTTAACCTGGCACATAAGGGGAGTCATGCATGTGAATTGCTTATTGAAAGACGACTGAAAGATTGTGGACTTGAGCCTTTCAAAGTTACAGGCGAAGGACGTCGGAATCAAGTTTCAAAAAAGATGTTGGTAAATTATGAAAATCGTCTAAAACTGGAACAAAAAATGGCTGACGACATCATAGATGCCTGTAAACAGGTTGTAGctgaaaaaatgtcaaaaaaaacaaattatcatGAAACTGACATCCAGGAGATTCTGCACCTGATTGATGAGAAACTGCAAGACACTCAGGATGTTGACACAGACATCAAGGTTGAAGTTTCTCTAAAACAGCACATCTGTGGATTTGCAGCCAGAGAATTTCAGAAAATGCACGAAGATTTTCTCAAAGTGAATAGTCCTCATGCATGTCTTAATGATAACAAGGACAAGTTCTGTGCTGATTTTAAGGATGTGTTCCATAAACGAGACCAGTGTCAGAAAAAAGCTGAAGAATTCACCAACCGATGCTTGAAGCCTGCAGTCGAAGACTTTGTCAAACGTTCTCTGGGTCCTGATATAATTGGTGAAATGATGACGATGCAGCAGTTCAGCACACGTACCTTGTTCCAGTCTTCAGTTTTACAGGATTTACTTGAAAAGGATCAATTTAGGAACTATTACAATTACATTTGCTTCTATGAGGATTATGTCAGAAACTGGATCTTAGACCAAATAGTGAGTCACTTCTCAGATGGTTCTAAGATGTCTGAGTTTGAGGATCAGCACCTTCAGTCAAGTATCAACAGCATTAATGCTGCCATCAACAAGGCAAAAACAGAGAAGAGTGATGACTTGAAGACATTTGTTGAAGATGTCTGTAGAGAACTGAATAATAAACTGGTCATTTCCCAGGATGCCCTTGGTGCTTTCATGATCTTGAACCATGCTGACAAGGACCAGTTTGCTGACTGGCTCACAGAGAGTGTGAAGGATGTGGCACAAACTCTTCGAGATGAGTTTACAACATTAGACATAACAATAAAACTCCAACATCTCCATGTAAAGCCTCAGAATGAGCTTTTTACCAAACTGATAGGATGTGGAAAACTGTGTCCTTTCTGCAAATCACCCTGTAATGCAGAAGGTAAGCAACATAAAGAGCACTTTACTTCACTACATCGACCAGAAGGTCTGGGTACATTCACTtggaatgaaacaaaacaacttgTCACGGATATCTGTTCATCTTTGGTGGTCTGTGGTAAAAGGTTTCGCTGTGATGCTACTAAGAATAAATGGCAACATTACAAGCATTACAAAAAAGTATTCCCAGACTGGAAAATCCCTCCAGATGTCAGTCGTCAGGCTTCAGACTACTGGAAATATGTGATGACAAAGTTTAACAAAGATTTTGCCAAAGTATATGATGCACAGCCTGCTGATATTCCTTATACTTGGCTCCATATCACACGTAAGCAGGCAGAAGACAGTCTCAAAGTGTCATTTAACAGCAAGTGA
- the LOC114851125 gene encoding interferon-induced very large GTPase 1-like, giving the protein MVSPKNKVLVVTVLGVQSTGKSTLLNTMFGVQFAVSSGRCTRGAFMLLIRINEDVKTVLNCDFMVIIDTEGLKSPELAQLDNSYEHDNELATLVVGLSDITIVNIAMENSTDMKDILQIVVHAFLRMKEVGKKPKCQFVHQNVSDVSAHEKNLGDRKLLVQQLNEMTQAAARMEKKEKNKSFTDVMEYDPDTGNWYIPGLWNGNPPMAPVNAGYSEAVYDLKKNVIQLLGNHQSSGNNIMEFTEWIRSLWNAVKHENFIFSFRNSLVADAYMKLCTEFNKWEWEFKKDMYTWVTQAQTRISNFGTVAAKSEMSDIRELLTSLKTESCTKLIYWEKKLLDNLT; this is encoded by the coding sequence ATGGTGTCTCCTAAGAACAAGGTTCTGGTCGTCACAGTTCTTGGAGTTCAGAGCACAGGAAAGTCCACTCTGCTCAACACCATGTTTGGAGTTCAGTTTGCCGTCAGCAGCGGTCGATGCACTCGAGGTGCTTTCATGCTGCTCATCAGAATCAATGAGGATGTTAAAACAGTCCTCAACTGTGACTTCATGGTGATCATTGACACTGAGGGCTTGAAGTCACCAGAACTTGCACAACTCGATAACAGCTATGAACACGACAACGAGCTGGCAACACTTGTTGTGGGTTTGAGTGACATCACTATTGTCAACATCGCTATGGAGAATTCAACAGATATGAAAGACATTCTGCAGATAGTGGTTCACGCTTTTCTCAGGATGAAAGAGGTCGGTAAAAAACCTAAATGCCAGTTTGTTCACCAGAatgtttcagatgtttcagCTCATGAGAAGAACTTAGGAGACAGGAAACTGTTGGTGCAACAGTTAAATGAAATGACCCAGGCAGCAGCCAGGatggaaaagaaagagaagaacaaGAGCTTCACTGATGTAATGGAGTATGATCCAGACACTGGGAACTGGTACATTCCTGGACTCTGGAATGGAAACCCACCAATGGCTCCAGTCAACGCAGGCTACAGCGAAGCTGTTTATGACCTCAAGAAAAATGTGATCCAGTTACTGGGGAATCATCAGTCATCAGGTAACAATATCATGGAGTTTACAGAGTGGATCAGAAGCCTGTGGAATGCAGTTAAACATGAAAActtcatcttcagcttcagAAACAGTCTAGTAGCTGATGcgtacatgaagctctgcacagAGTTCAACAAATGGGAATGGGAATTCAAAAAGGACATGTACACATGGGTCACACAAGCTCAAACAAGGATATCTAACTTTGGTACAGTTGCTGCAAAATCTGAGATGTCTGACATCAGAGAACTTCTAACATCTTTAAAAACTGAATCTTGCACTAAACTGATTTACTGGGAGAAAAAGCTTCTGGACAATCTGACATAG